Genomic segment of Nostoc sp. TCL240-02:
CAAGGTAGAAACTAAGTTGCAGTAGCTTGTATTGCTAGTACCAATTCATTCTTGTTCATGTTGCCATAACCCTTTATTTTAAGGTTTGTGGCAATTTTTTTGAGTTCTCTGATAGAGAGAGTGTTCGGTGGTTTTTAAAGCCCTATTAACACGCTCAGATATTCCACCCTTCCTGTATCTTGAGAACTCAAACTTCATTTTTGCTATCCTGACAAGTAGTTGTACTTCTGATACATGAT
This window contains:
- a CDS encoding Rho termination factor N-terminal domain-containing protein, whose translation is MRELKKIATNLKIKGYGNMNKNELVLAIQATAT